In the Mytilus trossulus isolate FHL-02 chromosome 1, PNRI_Mtr1.1.1.hap1, whole genome shotgun sequence genome, one interval contains:
- the LOC134718529 gene encoding tubulin alpha-1 chain-like: MRECISVHVGQAGVQMGNACWELYCLEHGIQPDGQMPSDKTVGGGDDSFNTFFCETGAGKHVPRAVFVDLECTVVDEIRTGTYRQLFHPEQLVSGKEDAANNYARGHYTIGKEIVDMVLDKIRKLADQCTGLQGFLIFHSFGGGTGSGFTSLLMERLSVDYGKKSKLEFAVYPAPQISTAVVEPYNSILTTHTTLEHSDCAFMVDNEAIYDICRRNLDVERPSYTNLNRLIGQIVSSITASLRFDGALNVDLTEFQTNLVPYPRIHFPLATYAPVISAEKAYHEQLSVGEITNACFEPANQMVKCDPRHGKYMACCMLYRGDVVPKDVNAAIATIKTKRTIQFVDWCPTGFKVGINYQPPTVVPGGDLAKVQRAVCMLSNTTAIAEAWARLDHKFDLMYAKRAFVHWYVGEGMEEGEFSEAREDLAALEKDYEEVGVDSADQEGEEEGEEY, translated from the exons agGGAATGCATCAGTGTGCATGTAGGACAGGCTGGAGTCCAGATGGGAAATGCATGCTGGGAATTGTATTGTTTGGAGCATGGTATTCAACCTGATGGTCAGATGCCCTCTGATAAAACTGTGGGAGGGGGAGACGACTCTTTCAACACTTTTTTCTGTGAAACTGGAGCGGGAAAACATGTGCCTAGAGCAGTGTTTGTTGACCTAGAATGTACAGTTGTTG ATGAGATAAGAACAGGGACATACAGACAACTCTTTCATCCTGAACAATTGGTATCTGGTAAAGAAGATGCTGCCAATAACTATGCCAGAGGTCACTACACAATTGGTAAAGAGATTGTAGACATGGTACTTGACAAAATTCGTAAACTGGCAGATCAGTGTACTGGTTTACAAGGTTTCCTCATATTTCATAGTTTTGGTGGCGGCACTGGATCAGGATTTACTTCCCTGCTCATGGAACGTCTCAGTGTTGATTATGGAAAGAAATCTAAATTAGAATTTGCTGTGTATCCAGCTCCTCAAATTTCAACTGCTGTTGTTGAGCCGTACAACTCCATCTTGACCACTCACACAACTCTTGAACACTCAGACTGTGCCTTTATGGTTGACAATGAGGCTATCTATGACATATGCAGACGTAATTTAGATGTAGAGAGACCATCTTACACAAATTTAAACCGACTTATTGGTCAGATTGTCAGTTCCATAACTGCTTCTTTAAGATTTGATGGTGCATTAAATGTTGACCTAACTGAGTTCCAGACCAACTTAGTGCCATATCCCCGCATTCATTTCCCACTAGCTACATATGCACCAGTCATTTCTGCAGAAAAAGCTTACCATGAACAGTTATCTGTTGGTGAGATTACCAATGCTTGTTTTGAACCAGCCAATCAAATGGTAAAGTGTGACCCACGCCATGGCAAGTACATGGCTTGTTGTATGTTATACAGGGGTGATGTAGTCCCCAAAGATGTCAATGCCGCCATCGCAACAATAAAGACCAAAAGAACCATCCAGTTTGTTGATTGGTGTCCTACTGGTTTCAAGGTTGGAATCAATTACCAACCACCAACTGTTGTACCAGGAGGTGACTTGGCTAAGGTACAGAGAGCAGTATGTATGTTGAGCAACACGACTGCCATTGCTGAAGCTTGGGCGAGGCTTGATCACAAATTTGACTTGATGTATGCCAAAAGAGCTTTCGTTCACTGGTATGTAGGAGAGGGTATGGAGGAAGGTGAGTTTTCTGAGGCTAGGGAAGACTTGGCTGCTCTAGAGAAAGATTATGAAGAAGTTGGTGTTGATTCTGCTGATCAAGAAGGAGAAGAGGAGGGGGAAGAATATTAA